A genome region from Primulina eburnea isolate SZY01 chromosome 9, ASM2296580v1, whole genome shotgun sequence includes the following:
- the LOC140841211 gene encoding pectinesterase-like: MTSSSQQFFTGNQFFPGEKSVVFLLSSILIFSLVIGEVAGAVKSRSEDSTGQNFLSIDISPAHAIAKSSCSNTLYPELCYSSMADSLNGNEISIRNTKDFILLSLNITIDNARRNYAAIKKFIAHGASNLTEREKTALHDCLVTIDETVDELRAALRALEEYPRKKSLQKHADDLRTLLSSAMTNQETCLDGFSHGKDEKHQRDVLVGGKVLRVEKLCSNLLAMITNMTHTDIQNERKLSGGRKLSAPERRSNSWPDWLSAGDRRLLQSSSVTPNVVVAADGSGDYKTVAAAVAAAPEKSSKRYVIRIKAGVYRENVDVSKKKTNIMFMGDGRTSTIITGSRNVVDGSTTFKSATVAAVGEKFLARDITFQNTAGPSKHQAVALRVGSDLSAFHNCDILAYQDTLYVHSNRQFFIQCLISGTVDFIFGNAAVVIQNSDIRSRLPDSGQKNMVTAQGRTDPNQNTGIVIQNCKISATSDLQPVQDKFPTFLGRPWKMYSRTVIMQSQISDVIQAAGWHEWDGDIGLDTLFYGEYKNTGAGAGTSGRVKWKGFKVITSATEAASYSAERFIAGGAWLNSTGFPFALGL, translated from the exons ATGACCTCGAGCAGCCAACAATTCTTTACCGGGAATCAATTTTTTCCCGGTGAGAAATCCGTCGTttttttgttatcttcaatcCTAATATTTTCCCTTGTTATCGGAGAAGTCGCCGGAGcagtaaaatcaagaagtgaagaTTCTACTGGTCAAAATTTTCTAAGCATTGACATCTCTCCGGCTCACGCCATAGCGAAATCTTCTTGCAGCAACACATTGTACCCTGAACTGTGTTATTCTTCCATGGCAGATTCTCTAAACGGCAACGAGATATCGATTAGAAACACTAAAGACTTCATTCTTTTGTCATTGAACATTACCATCGATAACGCGCGGCGAAACTACGCTGCTATAAAGAAATTTATTGCTCATGGGGCAAGTAACTTGACGGAGCGGGAGAAGACGGCGTTGCATGACTGTTTGGTTACTATTGATGAAACGGTGGATGAGCTACGGGCCGCCCTCAGGGCATTGGAGGAGTACCCTAGGAAGAAATCGCTTCAAAAACACGCGGATGATCTCCGGACCCTGCTTTCTTCTGCCATGACCAATCAG GAAACCTGCCTGGACGGTTTCTCGCACGGAAAGGACGAGAAACACCAGAGGGACGTGCTGGTCGGTGGTAAAGTGCTGCGCGTGGAGAAACTCTGCAGCAATTTACTCGCCATGATCACAAACATGACCCACACGGACATTCAGAACGAGAGGAAACTAAGCGGCGGTAGGAAGCTTTCAGCACCGGAGAGACGTAGCAACTCTTGGCCTGATTGGTTGTCCGCCGGTGACAGGAGGTTGCTGCAGTCTTCTTCAGTAACGCCGAACGTGGTGGTGGCCGCGGATGGAAGTGGAGACTACAAGACCGTTGCGGCGGCGGTTGCCGCGGCGCCGGAGAAGAGTAGCAAGAGGTACGTGATTAGGATCAAAGCCGGAGTGTACAGGGAAAATGTGGATGTGTCGAAGAAGAAAACAAACATAATGTTCATGGGAGATGGAAGGACTTCCACCATTATCACCGGAAGCAGGAATGTCGTTGATGGAAGCACCACTTTCAAATCTGCTACAGTCG CTGCGGTGGGGGAAAAGTTTTTGGCACGAGATATAACCTTTCAGAACACCGCAGGGCCGTCGAAGCACCAGGCAGTAGCTCTCCGAGTGGGCTCAGATCTCTCTGCCTTTCACAATTGTGATATTCTAGCCTATCAAGACACCCTGTACGTCCACTCCAACCGTCAATTCTTCATCCAGTGTCTAATATCAGGCACAGTAGATTTCATCTTCGGCAACGCTGCTGTCGTGATCCAGAACTCCGACATCCGCTCGCGTCTCCCTGATTCCGGACAAAAAAACATGGTCACGGCTCAGGGTCGAACGGACCCGAACCAGAACACGGGGATCGTCATACAAAATTGTAAGATTAGTGCCACCTCTGACCTACAGCCCGTTCAAGACAAGTTCCCTACATTTCTTGGAAGGCCATGGAAAATGTACTCGAGGACTGTGATCATGCAATCGCAGATATCTGATGTGATCCAGGCGGCCGGGTGGCATGAGTGGGATGGCGATATCGGGCTTGATACATTGTTTTACGGCGAGTATAAGAATACGGGAGCTGGGGCGGGGACAAGTGGGAGGGTGAAATGGAAAGGGTTTAAAGTTATCACCAGTGCGACTGAGGCCGCAAGTTACTCGGCGGAGAGGTTCATTGCCGGTGGGGCTTGGTTGAATTCTACTGGATTCCCGTTTGCTCTTGGATTATAG